The Candidatus Hydrogenedentota bacterium genome contains the following window.
GCAACGTGGTTCGGCATCAACACCACATCCTTCACGGTCTTCGTGTTGTCCTTGTTCGAAACATCGATGGGCCGTCCAAGCCGGCACAACTCCGCATCGCCGCGCCCGCCCGGCAACGCGCCAAAGACCTCGTCGTATGTCCGATTCTCCTTGGTCACGTAGATCACGTGCTTTATGGGACTCGCCCAGGCCTTCGGCGATGGCGGCACAGGGTGCCCGCTCGGACGCGCATCGTCACTGCGCCGGACAATGCTGACGTTGTTGGCAATCACCTTGTCGGTCAACGCCTTCAGCGCTTCGTCCGACTCCGGCACGTCAATAATATTGATGTACCCCCGCATGAGTTGGCCGATCCCTGTCGGGTCACCTTCCTTATGGTTGGGTCCCGCGTTCGGACCCGAACCGATCCCCTTCGCACACGCCACATATAGGCGCTTGCCGTCCGGCGACACCGCGATCTTGCTCGGGAACCACGCCGTAGGGATATGGCCCAGTACCTTCCGATCCGAGAGCCGTATCACGCCAATCGCGTTAATGCCCGCCTCGCAGACATAGAGGCGTTGGCTATCCGGCGACAAAGCCACCCCAAACGGAATCATCCCGCGAAGCTTCTTCGCCTCCGGGGCTAGAACCATCTCTATGTCCCGCTCGCGCTTTCCCGACTTCGCCTTGATAACGGTGATGCTGTCGTTGCTCCCGTTGGATACGTACACGTGCGTGTCCGTCGCCACGAGGGAGTTGGGACTGCTCCCGCCGACAGCCGGAAAGTCCTCCAACTGCTCGCCCACCAGATGGCCGGTCTTGGTCTTTCCAACTACACGCTCCTTGCCCGGCTTCGACACATCAATCGTCCAGACGGACATCCCGCGGATGTCGTTCGGGTCTCCGAGCCCTGGCACCACGAGGTCCTCGCGCTCGTACCCTTCCTCGGCCTCCTCGGACGGCACCCCATAGGGCGGAAAGTGAAGGGCGGCCTGGCGGCCTGCCTTATCCCGGATATAGGCGTACTCGAACATCCCCACGTTGGCAACGTACGCGCGCTTCCCGTCCGGGGATAGCGTGACCCCAAACGGGTAGCGCCCAACGGCGACCGAACGGACCACCTTCTGTGTGGCTATATCTACGATAAGCAGGCGGAAATTGGACTGATCGACCGCGTAAATAGTTGATTTATCAGGAGATAGCCGAAGGTCGCCCACATATCCGTACTGAAAGGTCTCCTCGCCAACCGTATGCGCGCAATCGATACGAAACAACCGGGACCGCGTCGCGAGGTCAAATGCCATCACGCTCCAGTCGCCACCCCCGGCAACGTAAACCACGTTCTTGTCCGAATCCACGGCCAACCCCATGAAGGTGGCATCCAGGACACCCTTGCCGTCCGCACCTTCTTCCGGGATGGAGGTCACCTTGGGTTCCGCCGGATTGGACACATCCAAAATGGAAAGCTGAGGGCCCTGGCTGCACGCGGCGACCACCCATCGCCCATCCGGGCTCATGGTCAACCCGTATGGGTGGGGTTGTACCCGGATCATGGGACCCGTCGGCGTGATGAGCCTCCCGTTCGGCAGAATCGTCGTCCCGCCCAGGTCTTGTACCGTGTACCGTTCACCGGAAGGCGAGTGCATCACCGCATTGTCGGCGTGACTCAAGGAAAAGGATAGGAACGCCGCAAGAACCAACCACGCGCAACGAGCCAGTAGTGTCTTCATAATACCGAGTCCTTCTATACCGTGCCTCACAGCCCCCAATAAGAGGCGAACTCCAAGACTGCCTCAAAACCCCGCCGGATCGCAACGCACAAGACCCCCTTCGAATACCCACAACACTATCACTCATTCGCTCCGCGCACGATTCTCTTTACGGAATCTCTATCGCTCTCTATAATGTGGCGCGCAATCATCTTCTGTTTGACGCGTCCGATCCGTCCAAGAGGAGACTTCCGTTCATGGCCGATGAGCAGAACCAGTCCTTACTTGCCGATGCACTCATCAAAAGCGACGCCATCTCCCGCGAAGACCTCGCGGCTGCGCAGGCGCGCGAAAAGCGAACCGGCGTACCCTGGTACCGCACGCTTCTGCAGATGGGCACGCTCTCCTACGAAACCCTCGATCAGACGCTGCGCTACGAGTTTCACTCGCAGTCGAAGCGCACTGAAGACGAGAGTCTCGGTCGCATGCTCGTCAACATAAAAGCGATCACCGAAGAACAACTTAAAGAAGCGCTCAAAGAACAGGCCCGCACGGGAAAACTCCTCGGCAAGATTCTGTTGGCCAAAGGAGTTGTTACGTCCCACGCGATCGCAATTGCCCTGAGCAAACAACACAGCATCGAATTCACCCAGCTAGCGGAATCTCCAAGCGACCGCCATGCGCTCGAATCGGTTCCAGAAAGCCTGGCGTTGCGTCATCGCATGATACCTGTCTCGCTGGACGGCGATCGCCTGACCGTACTCATCGCCGATCCGCAACAGCGGAATACGCTCAGCGATCTCGCGGTGATTCTCGGCAAACGCGTACATGCAATATTGACCTCGTGCGATGACATCAAAGGAGAGATCAAGGCCCGCTATGCGGGTACAAGAAACGTTGCGGGCAAGGCCCCTGCAAAACAACAGGCCCCGCCACCCGTCGAACCGCCAAGCACCGGCAAGAAGGCCCCGAAAGAAAGCGCCGCTTCCAAAGCAAAACAATCCAAAGAGGCGGCAAAACATGAGGAGAACAAGAGCGTGGCAACGGTCGACGAATCAAAAGACACAAAGCGACGCTTTGACGAGATCGCCAAGCAGGCAGAAGGCGCGCCCGTAATCAAATTGGTGTCTACCATCATCGAAGGCGCGGTCAACTCCGGGGCCACGGATATTCACCTTGACCCGCAAGAACCCGAAATGCGCGTGCGCTATCGAATCGACGGTATTCTTCACGACGTGATGAGTATCGCACCCGATATCGAGCCGGCCGTGATTTCCCGTATCAAGATCATGTCCGATCTCGATATCACCGAAACGCGCCGCCCGCAAGACGGTCACATCAGCATCGAAACCAAAGATCGCGAATTCGATGTGCGCGTTGCGACCTTGCCAACGTTCCTCGGAGAACGCGTCGTGCTGCGCATGCTGGATCAATCCACCGTGCTCTCGGGCATCAAAGATCTCGGACTCGATCCTGACGACGAAGCGGTGCTTATACGCACAATCAATCAGCCCTATGGAATGATTCTCGTCACAGGTCCTACCGGGAGCGGCAAGACCACAACGCTCTACGCGGCGCTGAATCAGAAGAACGCGCTGACTGAGAGTATCGTGACTCTGGAAGACCCGGTCGAGTACCAGATGTCCGGAATCAACCAGGTTCAGATCGACGCTGACATCGAAATGACCTTCGCGGCAACCCTGCGCGCAGCGCTGCGCCAGGATATCGACGTCTTGCTGGTTGGCGAAATCCGCGATGCGGACACCGCGCGCATCGCCATACGCGCCGCGATGACAGGTCACTTGGTATTCAGCACGCTTCACACCAACGACGCGCCTGAAGCCATCTCGACACTTCGCAACATGCAAGTTCCATCGTATTTGATCTCAAGCGCGCTGACGTGTGTCGTGGCACAACGCTTGGTTCGGAAGATTTGTCCCGACTGCCGCGAAGCGTTTACGCCAACGAAGGCCCTCCTGAAATCGCTTCGGTTGCCGGAGACAACAAAGAAGTTGTATCGCGGTAAGGGCTGCGATTCCTGCTACCACACGGGCAACAAAGGCCGTACAGGCATCTTTGAAATCATCGAGATCACCGATTCCATACGAAAGATGATTGCCGAAGACGTGCCCACGGAACAGATCGTCAAAGCCGCGAAATTGAAGACTATGGCTGATCGATGCCGTTCAAAGGTGAAGGACGGAGTCGTAGCGCCCGAGGAGTTCCTGCGCGTAATTCGCACGTAGGCAAGACTCAAATGCTCACATCACCGCGGTGAGCTACAGATCTGCACTTCTTCCAGATCAAAGAGTGCGTAGACAACGCACCTGTAAAGTGCGTCTGGCTTGCTGTGTGCCGTTGAAACGTGTTTCTATCCATCATCGTCACTGTGAAGTCATGCGCGTCATTCTCTTCATCTTCTTCTAGGAGGTTCCTGTAAACGCTTTCATGCCCTACTTGGAGTTATCTGTCTTTCTTTTCGTATATGCCGGAATGATGCTCGGCGGCATACCCCGTCTTGCGCTTGACCGAACCGGGGTGGCGCTCTTGGGCGCGATTCTTCTTCTCAGCTTCGGCGCAGTCAATTCCAGAGAGGCCTGGGACGCGATAGACATACCCACCATGGGCCTTCTCTTCGGACTCATGGTGGTATCCGCGCAATTGCGGCTTGGGGGCTTCTATTCGAAGTTGACGCGGAGCATCGCCGAGGTCGATCTGACTCCGCCGTATTTACTTGGTCTTATCATGACCGCAGCCGCGGTGCTGTCGGCACTATTATGCAACGACATAATCTGCCTGGCGATGACTCCAATCTTGATCGATAGTTGTACACACCGCCGCCAAAATCCCTATCCATTCTTGCTTGGATTGGCTTGTGCATCCAATATTGG
Protein-coding sequences here:
- a CDS encoding bifunctional YncE family protein/alkaline phosphatase family protein, whose translation is MKTLLARCAWLVLAAFLSFSLSHADNAVMHSPSGERYTVQDLGGTTILPNGRLITPTGPMIRVQPHPYGLTMSPDGRWVVAACSQGPQLSILDVSNPAEPKVTSIPEEGADGKGVLDATFMGLAVDSDKNVVYVAGGGDWSVMAFDLATRSRLFRIDCAHTVGEETFQYGYVGDLRLSPDKSTIYAVDQSNFRLLIVDIATQKVVRSVAVGRYPFGVTLSPDGKRAYVANVGMFEYAYIRDKAGRQAALHFPPYGVPSEEAEEGYEREDLVVPGLGDPNDIRGMSVWTIDVSKPGKERVVGKTKTGHLVGEQLEDFPAVGGSSPNSLVATDTHVYVSNGSNDSITVIKAKSGKRERDIEMVLAPEAKKLRGMIPFGVALSPDSQRLYVCEAGINAIGVIRLSDRKVLGHIPTAWFPSKIAVSPDGKRLYVACAKGIGSGPNAGPNHKEGDPTGIGQLMRGYINIIDVPESDEALKALTDKVIANNVSIVRRSDDARPSGHPVPPSPKAWASPIKHVIYVTKENRTYDEVFGALPGGRGDAELCRLGRPIDVSNKDNTKTVKDVVLMPNHVALAKRFAISDNFYCDSDHSIDGHRWLVGTYPNEFMETRIGESAKGSGPGNFLFVGSSGAVYPDEYNEGGAIWEHFDRGKIRFRNYGLGFEFKPQDEEQEYKDTGIRLPINYPLPKPLFENTSREFATYNTNIPDQFRLDRFEQEFRERWLSGKEPFPQVITMMLPNDHGAGERPDDGYPFWGSFMSDNDLALGRLVELISHSPFWKETAIFVTEDDAQGYRDTVDAHRSICMVISPYSKAGHISHTHVSMGSILKTMFLILGLPALNQYDGFASDLSDAFTVDAANAEPYNALPVNP
- the tadA gene encoding Flp pilus assembly complex ATPase component TadA, encoding MADEQNQSLLADALIKSDAISREDLAAAQAREKRTGVPWYRTLLQMGTLSYETLDQTLRYEFHSQSKRTEDESLGRMLVNIKAITEEQLKEALKEQARTGKLLGKILLAKGVVTSHAIAIALSKQHSIEFTQLAESPSDRHALESVPESLALRHRMIPVSLDGDRLTVLIADPQQRNTLSDLAVILGKRVHAILTSCDDIKGEIKARYAGTRNVAGKAPAKQQAPPPVEPPSTGKKAPKESAASKAKQSKEAAKHEENKSVATVDESKDTKRRFDEIAKQAEGAPVIKLVSTIIEGAVNSGATDIHLDPQEPEMRVRYRIDGILHDVMSIAPDIEPAVISRIKIMSDLDITETRRPQDGHISIETKDREFDVRVATLPTFLGERVVLRMLDQSTVLSGIKDLGLDPDDEAVLIRTINQPYGMILVTGPTGSGKTTTLYAALNQKNALTESIVTLEDPVEYQMSGINQVQIDADIEMTFAATLRAALRQDIDVLLVGEIRDADTARIAIRAAMTGHLVFSTLHTNDAPEAISTLRNMQVPSYLISSALTCVVAQRLVRKICPDCREAFTPTKALLKSLRLPETTKKLYRGKGCDSCYHTGNKGRTGIFEIIEITDSIRKMIAEDVPTEQIVKAAKLKTMADRCRSKVKDGVVAPEEFLRVIRT